A stretch of DNA from Rhodococcus sp. NBC_00297:
CTCGGTACCGGGACGCGCGGATCATTCCTCGCTGACGTCGGACGCAACGGCCGGGCGGGTGGACCCGCCCGGCCGTCGGCGTCAGGACGCGATCGAGAGGCTCTTCAGAATGTTCAGGAAATCGGTCAGAGGCAGCAGATCTCCGAACGAGAAATTGAGGAAGCTGAGGCCGTTGAGAATGCTGAGCATGATGTCTCCCGAGTGAGTGATGTCGCGATTGTTTCGCGCACACAGATCATGAAGGACCCGTCGTCACGGACGACGATGAACGGTGTGGTGACCTGTCACTGACTTGGTCGTGCTCACAGACAATGCCCCGAAACGGTGTCAATTTCGAGAACATCATCAGCGAGCGAGAGCGGTCACCTCGTCCGCGATGATGCGCCCCAACTCGTCGGTCCCCGACGTTCCGCCCATGTCCGCGGTGAGCGCGGCGCCGCCCCGTGCCAACACGTTCTCGACCGCAGTCAGGACCGTGCGCGCGGCATCGGGCTCGCCGAGGTGATCGAGCATCATGCTGCCGCTCCAGATCTGTCCGATCGGATTGGCGACGTTCTTGCCCGCGATACCCGGTGCCGATCCGTGCACCGGCTCGAACAGACTGGGAAAGAGCCCCTCCGGGTTGATGTTTCCACTCGGGGCGATGCCGATGGTGCCCGCGATCGCCGGTCCGAGATCGGACAGGATGTCCCCGAACAGATTGCTCGCGACGACCACATCGAACCAGTCCGGGTGCAGCACGAAGTTTGCCGTGAGGATGTCGATGTGATAGCTGTCGACGTCCACCGTGGGGTGATGCGACGCCATGGCGGCGACCCGCTCGTCCCAGTACGGCATCGAGATGGAGATGCCGTTGCTCTTGGTCGCGGACGTCAGGTGGCGTTTCGGCCTGGTCTCGGCGAGTTCGAAGGCGTACTTCAGGATTCGGTCGACGCCGATGCGCGACATGACCGTCTCCTGGATCACCGTCTCACGCTCGGTCCCCGCGAACATCCGGCCGCCGAGATCGGTGTACTCCCCCTCGGTGTTCTCCCGCACCACGTAGAAGTCGATGTCGCCGACCTCGCGTCCGGCGAGCGGGCTGGTGGCGCCCGGCATGAG
This window harbors:
- a CDS encoding tartrate dehydrogenase; the encoded protein is MAIRRIAVIPGDGIGKEVVPAGIEVLDAAAAAFDLDLEYEYFDYASADYYVEHGKMLPDGWFEELRPFDAIFFGAVGWPEVVPDHISLWGSLLQFRRHFDQYVNLRPIRLMPGATSPLAGREVGDIDFYVVRENTEGEYTDLGGRMFAGTERETVIQETVMSRIGVDRILKYAFELAETRPKRHLTSATKSNGISISMPYWDERVAAMASHHPTVDVDSYHIDILTANFVLHPDWFDVVVASNLFGDILSDLGPAIAGTIGIAPSGNINPEGLFPSLFEPVHGSAPGIAGKNVANPIGQIWSGSMMLDHLGEPDAARTVLTAVENVLARGGAALTADMGGTSGTDELGRIIADEVTALAR